A region of Arabidopsis thaliana chromosome 5, partial sequence DNA encodes the following proteins:
- the EMB976 gene encoding Tetratricopeptide repeat (TPR)-like superfamily protein (EMBRYO DEFECTIVE 976 (EMB976); INVOLVED IN: biological_process unknown; LOCATED IN: chloroplast; EXPRESSED IN: 21 plant structures; EXPRESSED DURING: 13 growth stages; CONTAINS InterPro DOMAIN/s: Pentatricopeptide repeat (InterPro:IPR002885); BEST Arabidopsis thaliana protein match is: proton gradient regulation 3 (TAIR:AT4G31850.1); Has 1807 Blast hits to 1807 proteins in 277 species: Archae - 0; Bacteria - 0; Metazoa - 736; Fungi - 347; Plants - 385; Viruses - 0; Other Eukaryotes - 339 (source: NCBI BLink).): MKSDFLTSTTHFNPSIFLPKIPSRNSRISIKSSSSSSKVRPDPWSLSDGNPEKPKPRYERPKHPLSDDDARRIIKKKAQYLSTLRRNQGSQAMTPKWIKRTPEQMVQYLEDDRNGQMYGKHVVAAIKTVRGLSQRRQGSDDMRFVMSSFVAKLSFRDMCVVLKEQRGWRQVRDFFSWMKLQLSYRPSVVVYTIVLRLYGQVGKIKMAEETFLEMLEVGCEPDAVACGTMLCTYARWGRHSAMLTFYKAVQERRILLSTSVYNFMLSSLQKKSFHGKVIDLWLEMVEEGVPPNEFTYTLVVSSYAKQGFKEEALKAFGEMKSLGFVPEEVTYSSVISLSVKAGDWEKAIGLYEDMRSQGIVPSNYTCATMLSLYYKTENYPKALSLFADMERNKIPADEVIRGLIIRIYGKLGLFHDAQSMFEETERLNLLADEKTYLAMSQVHLNSGNVVKALDVIEMMKTRDIPLSRFAYIVMLQCYAKIQNVDCAEEAFRALSKTGLPDASSCNDMLNLYTRLNLGEKAKGFIKQIMVDQVHFDIELYKTAMRVYCKEGMVAEAQDLIVKMGREARVKDNRFVQTLAESMHIVNKHDKHEAVLNVSQLDVMALGLMLNLRLKEGNLNETKAILNLMFKTDLGSSAVNRVISSFVREGDVSKAEMIADIIIRLGLRMEEETIATLIAVYGRQHKLKEAKRLYLAAGESKTPGKSVIRSMIDAYVRCGWLEDAYGLFMESAEKGCDPGAVTISILVNALTNRGKHREAEHISRTCLEKNIELDTVGYNTLIKAMLEAGKLQCASEIYERMHTSGVPCSIQTYNTMISVYGRGLQLDKAIEIFSNARRSGLYLDEKIYTNMIMHYGKGGKMSEALSLFSEMQKKGIKPGTPSYNMMVKICATSRLHHEVDELLQAMERNGRCTDLSTYLTLIQVYAESSQFAEAEKTITLVKEKGIPLSHSHFSSLLSALVKAGMMEEAERTYCKMSEAGISPDSACKRTILKGYMTCGDAEKGILFYEKMIRSSVEDDRFVSSVVEDLYKAVGKEQDV, from the exons atgAAGAGTGACTTCCTCACTTCAACAACACACTTCAATCCTTCAATATTCCTTCCCAAAATACCCTCAAGAAACTCTAGGATCTCAATAaagtcatcatcttcttcttccaaagtCCGACCCGACCCGTGGTCACTCAGCGACGGTAACCCggaaaaaccaaaaccgagATACGAGAGACCGAAGCATCCATTATCAGACGACGACGCTCGACGAAtcataaagaagaaagcacAATACTTAAGCACGTTAAGAAGGAACCAAGGCTCACAAGCAATGACTCCCAAATGGATAAAGCGAACTCCAGAGCAAATGGTTCAGTATTTGGAAGATGATCGGAATGGTCAGATGTATGGGAAACATGTGGTGGCTGCGATTAAGACGGTGAGAGGTTTGTCACAGAGAAGACAAGGTAGTGATGATATGAGATTTGTGATGAGTAGCTTTGTAGCGAAGTTGAGTTTTAGAGATATGTGTGTTGTTTTGAAAGAACAGAGAGGTTGGAGACAAGTTAGAGACTTTTTCTCTTGGATGAAATTGCAG TTGAGTTATCGTCCGAGTGTGGTTGTGTATACGATTGTTCTTCGTTTATATGGACAAGTTGGGAAGATAAAGATGGCTGAGGAGACTTTTTTAGAAATGCTTGAAGTTGGATGTGAACCAGATGCTGTAGCTTGTGGTACAATGTTGTGTACTTATGCTAGATGGGGACGTCATAGTGCTATGTTGACGTTTTACAAAGCTGTTCAAGAAAGGCGGATACTTTTGTCGACTTCTGTGTATAATTTCATGCTGTCGTCTCTTCAGAAGAAATCTTTTCATGGTAAAGTGATAGATTTGTGGTTAGAAATGGTGGAGGAAGGTGTGCCTCCGAATGAATTCACGTATACGTTAGTTGTGAGCTCTTATGCTAAACAGGGTTTTAAGGAGGAGGCGTTGAAGGCTTTTGGTGAGATGAAGAGTTTGGGGTTTGTCCCCGAGGAAGTGACTTACAGCTCGGTTATTAGTTTAAGTGTGAAGGCTGGTGATTGGGAGAAGGCTATTGGATTGTATGAGGATATGAGATCTCAGGGAATCGTTCCGAGTAACTATACTTGTGCTACTATGTTAAGTTTATATTACAAAACGGAGAACTACCCGAAAgcgctctctctctttgcagACATGGAAAGAAATAAGATTCCAGCTGATGAGGTCATCCGCGGGTTGATCATCAGAATATATGGGAAGCTCGGACTTTTCCATGATGCACAGAGTATGTTTGAAGAGACTGAACGCCTGAATTTACTGGCTGATGAGAAAACATATCTGGCAATGTCTCAAGTTCATTTGAATTCGGGAAATGTTGTCAAAGCATTAGATGTAATTGAAATGATGAAGACAAGAGATATTCCTCTTTCCAGATTTGCCTATATTGTCATGTTACAGTGTTATGCTAAGATACAGAATGTTGACTGTGCTGAGGAAGCATTTCGTGCTTTATCGAAGACTGGACTTCCTGATGCCAGTTCTTGTAACGACATGCTTAATTTGTATACCAGACTCAATTTAGGAGAGAAAGCTAAGGGTTTTATCAAGCAGATAATGGTTGATCAAGTGCACTTTGATATAGAGCTTTACAAGACGGCTATGAGAGTGTATTGCAAGGAAGGAATGGTAGCAGAAGCTCAAGATTTGATAGTAAAAATGGGTAGAGAGGCAAGGGTTAAGGATAACAGATTTGTTCAGACACTTGCAGAGTCTATGCATATCGTTAACAAGCACGATAAACATGAAGCAGTTTTAAACGTGAGTCAACTTGATGTCATGGCTCTTGGACTGATGCTCAATTTGCGACTGAAAGAGGGAAATTTGAATGAGACTAAAGCAATCTTGAACTTAATGTTCAAGACTGATCTTGGTTCATCGGCAGTAAATCGAGTCATAAGTAGCTTTGTGAGAGAAG GTGATGTATCTAAAGCAGAAATGATTGCCGATATAATTATCAGACTAGGACTCAGGATGGAGGAGGAAACAATCGCGACTTTGATTGCTGTATATGGGAGGCAACATAAGCTTAAAGAAGCGAAACGGCTTTACCTTGCAGCAGGAGAATCTAAAACTCCGGGGAAATCTGTTATCCGCTCAATGATTGATGCTTATGTCAGATGTGGCTGGCTTGAAGATGCATATGGACTCTTTATGGAATCAGCAGAAAAGGGCTGTGACCCAGGAGCTGTTACCATTAGCATACTTGTGAATGCTCTAACAAATCGAG GGAAACACCGAGAAGCAGAACATATATCACGGACCTGCcttgaaaaaaacatagagCTTGACACCGTTGGCTATAATACTCTTATCAAGGCAATGCTAGAAGCAG GTAAACTACAATGTGCATCTGAAATTTATGAGCGGATGCATACCTCAGGTGTTCCTTGTTCGATTCAGACCTACAACACAATGATCAG TGTATATGGGCGAGGTCTGCAGCTGGACAAAGCAATTGAGATTTTTAGTAACGCTCGCAGATCAGGGTTGTATCTGGACGAGAAAATTTACACAAACATGATTATGCATTATGGCAAGGGGG GAAAGATGAGTGAAGCATTGTCTTTGTTTAGTGAAATGCAGAAGAAAGGGATTAAACCTGGAACG CCTAGTTACAACATGATGGTCAAAATATGTGCAACCAGTAGACTCCATCACGAGGTTGATGAACTTTTGCAAGCAATGGAGAGAAATGGTCGCTGTACTGACTTATCCACATACCTCACCCTGATTCAAGTCTATGCTGAGAGTTCACAGTTTGCAGAAGCAGAGAAAACGATAACTCTTGTTAAAGAGAAAGGCATCCCGCTATCTCACAGCCATTTCAGTTCATTGCTCTCTGCTCTTGTCAAAGCTGGGATGATGGAGGAGGCTGAAAGGACATACTGCAAGATGTCTGAAGCCGGTATAAGTCCAGACAGTGCTTGCAAGCGGACGATCCTAAAGGGATATATGACTTGTGGTGACGCAGAGAAAGGAATCTTGTTCTATGAGAAAATGATAAGAAGCTCTGTGGAAGATGACAGATTTGTTAGCAGTGTAGTTGAAGATCTGTATAAAGCTGTTGGTAAAGAACAAGatgtataa
- the EMB976 gene encoding Tetratricopeptide repeat (TPR)-like superfamily protein, with translation MKSDFLTSTTHFNPSIFLPKIPSRNSRISIKSSSSSSKVRPDPWSLSDGNPEKPKPRYERPKHPLSDDDARRIIKKKAQYLSTLRRNQGSQAMTPKWIKRTPEQMVQYLEDDRNGQMYGKHVVAAIKTVRGLSQRRQGSDDMRFVMSSFVAKLSFRDMCVVLKEQRGWRQVRDFFSWMKLQLSYRPSVVVYTIVLRLYGQVGKIKMAEETFLEMLEVGCEPDAVACGTMLCTYARWGRHSAMLTFYKAVQERRILLSTSVYNFMLSSLQKKSFHGKVIDLWLEMVEEGVPPNEFTYTLVVSSYAKQGFKEEALKAFGEMKSLGFVPEEVTYSSVISLSVKAGDWEKAIGLYEDMRSQGIVPSNYTCATMLSLYYKTENYPKALSLFADMERNKIPADEVIRGLIIRIYGKLGLFHDAQSMFEETERLNLLADEKTYLAMSQVHLNSGNVVKALDVIEMMKTRDIPLSRFAYIVMLQCYAKIQNVDCAEEAFRALSKTGLPDASSCNDMLNLYTRLNLGEKAKGFIKQIMVDQVHFDIELYKTAMRVYCKEGMVAEAQDLIVKMGREARVKDNRFVQTLAESMHIVNKHDKHEAVLNVSQLDVMALGLMLNLRLKEGNLNETKAILNLMFKTDLGSSAVNRVISSFVREGDVSKAEMIADIIIRLGLRMEEETIATLIAVYGRQHKLKEAKRLYLAAGESKTPGKSVIRSMIDAYVRCGWLEDAYGLFMESAEKGCDPGAVTISILVNALTNRGKHREAEHISRTCLEKNIELDTVGYNTLIKAMLEAGKLQCASEIYERMHTSGVPCSIQTYNTMISVYGRGLQLDKAIEIFSNARRSGLYLDEKIYTNMIMHYGKGGKMSEALSLFSEMQKKGIKPGTVGLSQILRNIYLVA, from the exons atgAAGAGTGACTTCCTCACTTCAACAACACACTTCAATCCTTCAATATTCCTTCCCAAAATACCCTCAAGAAACTCTAGGATCTCAATAaagtcatcatcttcttcttccaaagtCCGACCCGACCCGTGGTCACTCAGCGACGGTAACCCggaaaaaccaaaaccgagATACGAGAGACCGAAGCATCCATTATCAGACGACGACGCTCGACGAAtcataaagaagaaagcacAATACTTAAGCACGTTAAGAAGGAACCAAGGCTCACAAGCAATGACTCCCAAATGGATAAAGCGAACTCCAGAGCAAATGGTTCAGTATTTGGAAGATGATCGGAATGGTCAGATGTATGGGAAACATGTGGTGGCTGCGATTAAGACGGTGAGAGGTTTGTCACAGAGAAGACAAGGTAGTGATGATATGAGATTTGTGATGAGTAGCTTTGTAGCGAAGTTGAGTTTTAGAGATATGTGTGTTGTTTTGAAAGAACAGAGAGGTTGGAGACAAGTTAGAGACTTTTTCTCTTGGATGAAATTGCAG TTGAGTTATCGTCCGAGTGTGGTTGTGTATACGATTGTTCTTCGTTTATATGGACAAGTTGGGAAGATAAAGATGGCTGAGGAGACTTTTTTAGAAATGCTTGAAGTTGGATGTGAACCAGATGCTGTAGCTTGTGGTACAATGTTGTGTACTTATGCTAGATGGGGACGTCATAGTGCTATGTTGACGTTTTACAAAGCTGTTCAAGAAAGGCGGATACTTTTGTCGACTTCTGTGTATAATTTCATGCTGTCGTCTCTTCAGAAGAAATCTTTTCATGGTAAAGTGATAGATTTGTGGTTAGAAATGGTGGAGGAAGGTGTGCCTCCGAATGAATTCACGTATACGTTAGTTGTGAGCTCTTATGCTAAACAGGGTTTTAAGGAGGAGGCGTTGAAGGCTTTTGGTGAGATGAAGAGTTTGGGGTTTGTCCCCGAGGAAGTGACTTACAGCTCGGTTATTAGTTTAAGTGTGAAGGCTGGTGATTGGGAGAAGGCTATTGGATTGTATGAGGATATGAGATCTCAGGGAATCGTTCCGAGTAACTATACTTGTGCTACTATGTTAAGTTTATATTACAAAACGGAGAACTACCCGAAAgcgctctctctctttgcagACATGGAAAGAAATAAGATTCCAGCTGATGAGGTCATCCGCGGGTTGATCATCAGAATATATGGGAAGCTCGGACTTTTCCATGATGCACAGAGTATGTTTGAAGAGACTGAACGCCTGAATTTACTGGCTGATGAGAAAACATATCTGGCAATGTCTCAAGTTCATTTGAATTCGGGAAATGTTGTCAAAGCATTAGATGTAATTGAAATGATGAAGACAAGAGATATTCCTCTTTCCAGATTTGCCTATATTGTCATGTTACAGTGTTATGCTAAGATACAGAATGTTGACTGTGCTGAGGAAGCATTTCGTGCTTTATCGAAGACTGGACTTCCTGATGCCAGTTCTTGTAACGACATGCTTAATTTGTATACCAGACTCAATTTAGGAGAGAAAGCTAAGGGTTTTATCAAGCAGATAATGGTTGATCAAGTGCACTTTGATATAGAGCTTTACAAGACGGCTATGAGAGTGTATTGCAAGGAAGGAATGGTAGCAGAAGCTCAAGATTTGATAGTAAAAATGGGTAGAGAGGCAAGGGTTAAGGATAACAGATTTGTTCAGACACTTGCAGAGTCTATGCATATCGTTAACAAGCACGATAAACATGAAGCAGTTTTAAACGTGAGTCAACTTGATGTCATGGCTCTTGGACTGATGCTCAATTTGCGACTGAAAGAGGGAAATTTGAATGAGACTAAAGCAATCTTGAACTTAATGTTCAAGACTGATCTTGGTTCATCGGCAGTAAATCGAGTCATAAGTAGCTTTGTGAGAGAAG GTGATGTATCTAAAGCAGAAATGATTGCCGATATAATTATCAGACTAGGACTCAGGATGGAGGAGGAAACAATCGCGACTTTGATTGCTGTATATGGGAGGCAACATAAGCTTAAAGAAGCGAAACGGCTTTACCTTGCAGCAGGAGAATCTAAAACTCCGGGGAAATCTGTTATCCGCTCAATGATTGATGCTTATGTCAGATGTGGCTGGCTTGAAGATGCATATGGACTCTTTATGGAATCAGCAGAAAAGGGCTGTGACCCAGGAGCTGTTACCATTAGCATACTTGTGAATGCTCTAACAAATCGAG GGAAACACCGAGAAGCAGAACATATATCACGGACCTGCcttgaaaaaaacatagagCTTGACACCGTTGGCTATAATACTCTTATCAAGGCAATGCTAGAAGCAG GTAAACTACAATGTGCATCTGAAATTTATGAGCGGATGCATACCTCAGGTGTTCCTTGTTCGATTCAGACCTACAACACAATGATCAG TGTATATGGGCGAGGTCTGCAGCTGGACAAAGCAATTGAGATTTTTAGTAACGCTCGCAGATCAGGGTTGTATCTGGACGAGAAAATTTACACAAACATGATTATGCATTATGGCAAGGGGG GAAAGATGAGTGAAGCATTGTCTTTGTTTAGTGAAATGCAGAAGAAAGGGATTAAACCTGGAACGGTAGGTCTTAGCCAAATTCTTCGTAACATCTATTTAGTGGCTTAA
- the EMB976 gene encoding Tetratricopeptide repeat (TPR)-like superfamily protein, producing the protein MKSDFLTSTTHFNPSIFLPKIPSRNSRISIKSSSSSSKVRPDPWSLSDGNPEKPKPRYERPKHPLSDDDARRIIKKKAQYLSTLRRNQGSQAMTPKWIKRTPEQMVQYLEDDRNGQMYGKHVVAAIKTVRGLSQRRQGSDDMRFVMSSFVAKLSFRDMCVVLKEQRGWRQVRDFFSWMKLQLSYRPSVVVYTIVLRLYGQVGKIKMAEETFLEMLEVGCEPDAVACGTMLCTYARWGRHSAMLTFYKAVQERRILLSTSVYNFMLSSLQKKSFHGKVIDLWLEMVEEGVPPNEFTYTLVVSSYAKQGFKEEALKAFGEMKSLGFVPEEVTYSSVISLSVKAGDWEKAIGLYEDMRSQGIVPSNYTCATMLSLYYKTENYPKALSLFADMERNKIPADEVIRGLIIRIYGKLGLFHDAQSMFEETERLNLLADEKTYLAMSQVHLNSGNVVKALDVIEMMKTRDIPLSRFAYIVMLQCYAKIQNVDCAEEAFRALSKTGLPDASSCNDMLNLYTRLNLGEKAKGFIKQIMVDQVHFDIELYKTAMRVYCKEGMVAEAQDLIVKMGREARVKDNRFVQTLAESMHIVNKHDKHEAVLNVSQLDVMALGLMLNLRLKEGNLNETKAILNLMFKTDLGSSAVNRVISSFVREGDVSKAEMIADIIIRLGLRMEEETIATLIAVYGRQHKLKEAKRLYLAAGESKTPGKSVIRSMIDAYVRCGWLEDAYGLFMESAEKGCDPGAVTISILVNALTNRGKHREAEHISRTCLEKNIELDTVGYNTLIKAMLEAGKLQCASEIYERMHTSGVPCSIQTYNTMIR; encoded by the exons atgAAGAGTGACTTCCTCACTTCAACAACACACTTCAATCCTTCAATATTCCTTCCCAAAATACCCTCAAGAAACTCTAGGATCTCAATAaagtcatcatcttcttcttccaaagtCCGACCCGACCCGTGGTCACTCAGCGACGGTAACCCggaaaaaccaaaaccgagATACGAGAGACCGAAGCATCCATTATCAGACGACGACGCTCGACGAAtcataaagaagaaagcacAATACTTAAGCACGTTAAGAAGGAACCAAGGCTCACAAGCAATGACTCCCAAATGGATAAAGCGAACTCCAGAGCAAATGGTTCAGTATTTGGAAGATGATCGGAATGGTCAGATGTATGGGAAACATGTGGTGGCTGCGATTAAGACGGTGAGAGGTTTGTCACAGAGAAGACAAGGTAGTGATGATATGAGATTTGTGATGAGTAGCTTTGTAGCGAAGTTGAGTTTTAGAGATATGTGTGTTGTTTTGAAAGAACAGAGAGGTTGGAGACAAGTTAGAGACTTTTTCTCTTGGATGAAATTGCAG TTGAGTTATCGTCCGAGTGTGGTTGTGTATACGATTGTTCTTCGTTTATATGGACAAGTTGGGAAGATAAAGATGGCTGAGGAGACTTTTTTAGAAATGCTTGAAGTTGGATGTGAACCAGATGCTGTAGCTTGTGGTACAATGTTGTGTACTTATGCTAGATGGGGACGTCATAGTGCTATGTTGACGTTTTACAAAGCTGTTCAAGAAAGGCGGATACTTTTGTCGACTTCTGTGTATAATTTCATGCTGTCGTCTCTTCAGAAGAAATCTTTTCATGGTAAAGTGATAGATTTGTGGTTAGAAATGGTGGAGGAAGGTGTGCCTCCGAATGAATTCACGTATACGTTAGTTGTGAGCTCTTATGCTAAACAGGGTTTTAAGGAGGAGGCGTTGAAGGCTTTTGGTGAGATGAAGAGTTTGGGGTTTGTCCCCGAGGAAGTGACTTACAGCTCGGTTATTAGTTTAAGTGTGAAGGCTGGTGATTGGGAGAAGGCTATTGGATTGTATGAGGATATGAGATCTCAGGGAATCGTTCCGAGTAACTATACTTGTGCTACTATGTTAAGTTTATATTACAAAACGGAGAACTACCCGAAAgcgctctctctctttgcagACATGGAAAGAAATAAGATTCCAGCTGATGAGGTCATCCGCGGGTTGATCATCAGAATATATGGGAAGCTCGGACTTTTCCATGATGCACAGAGTATGTTTGAAGAGACTGAACGCCTGAATTTACTGGCTGATGAGAAAACATATCTGGCAATGTCTCAAGTTCATTTGAATTCGGGAAATGTTGTCAAAGCATTAGATGTAATTGAAATGATGAAGACAAGAGATATTCCTCTTTCCAGATTTGCCTATATTGTCATGTTACAGTGTTATGCTAAGATACAGAATGTTGACTGTGCTGAGGAAGCATTTCGTGCTTTATCGAAGACTGGACTTCCTGATGCCAGTTCTTGTAACGACATGCTTAATTTGTATACCAGACTCAATTTAGGAGAGAAAGCTAAGGGTTTTATCAAGCAGATAATGGTTGATCAAGTGCACTTTGATATAGAGCTTTACAAGACGGCTATGAGAGTGTATTGCAAGGAAGGAATGGTAGCAGAAGCTCAAGATTTGATAGTAAAAATGGGTAGAGAGGCAAGGGTTAAGGATAACAGATTTGTTCAGACACTTGCAGAGTCTATGCATATCGTTAACAAGCACGATAAACATGAAGCAGTTTTAAACGTGAGTCAACTTGATGTCATGGCTCTTGGACTGATGCTCAATTTGCGACTGAAAGAGGGAAATTTGAATGAGACTAAAGCAATCTTGAACTTAATGTTCAAGACTGATCTTGGTTCATCGGCAGTAAATCGAGTCATAAGTAGCTTTGTGAGAGAAG GTGATGTATCTAAAGCAGAAATGATTGCCGATATAATTATCAGACTAGGACTCAGGATGGAGGAGGAAACAATCGCGACTTTGATTGCTGTATATGGGAGGCAACATAAGCTTAAAGAAGCGAAACGGCTTTACCTTGCAGCAGGAGAATCTAAAACTCCGGGGAAATCTGTTATCCGCTCAATGATTGATGCTTATGTCAGATGTGGCTGGCTTGAAGATGCATATGGACTCTTTATGGAATCAGCAGAAAAGGGCTGTGACCCAGGAGCTGTTACCATTAGCATACTTGTGAATGCTCTAACAAATCGAG GGAAACACCGAGAAGCAGAACATATATCACGGACCTGCcttgaaaaaaacatagagCTTGACACCGTTGGCTATAATACTCTTATCAAGGCAATGCTAGAAGCAG GTAAACTACAATGTGCATCTGAAATTTATGAGCGGATGCATACCTCAGGTGTTCCTTGTTCGATTCAGACCTACAACACAATGATCAGGTAA